The Aggregatilinea lenta genome includes a region encoding these proteins:
- a CDS encoding carbohydrate ABC transporter permease — MSVKTTTVAPVMAVTGFWREHRLGKLLHVVVVYGLLIGLSFLFVFPFFWMILSALKPEFQIYKWPPQWIPDPIQWSNFSDVFGNPYLPFDTFIKNTMILEVGMISGRLISCTLVAYGFARLEAPGKNILFGILLATLMIPNAVLRIPSFILFNEFGWINTFKPLIVPAWFGEAYAIFLMRQFFRTIPKELEESAVVDGANRLQIIVRIIVPLSIPVLTVIGILSFKDIWNDFMGPLLYLNESSKYTVSVGLAYLNGQYNTQMNLLMAASVVLMLPTLILFFFAQRAFVEGITMTGLKG, encoded by the coding sequence ACCGGCTTCTGGCGGGAGCATCGCCTGGGCAAGCTGCTGCACGTTGTCGTCGTCTACGGCCTGCTGATCGGCCTGAGCTTCCTGTTCGTGTTCCCGTTCTTCTGGATGATCCTTTCCGCGCTGAAGCCGGAGTTCCAGATCTACAAGTGGCCGCCGCAGTGGATCCCCGATCCGATCCAGTGGTCCAACTTTTCGGACGTGTTCGGCAACCCGTATCTGCCGTTCGACACGTTCATCAAAAACACGATGATCCTTGAAGTGGGCATGATCTCCGGGCGGCTGATCTCGTGCACGCTGGTGGCGTACGGCTTCGCGCGGCTCGAAGCGCCGGGCAAGAATATCTTGTTCGGCATCCTGCTGGCGACGCTGATGATCCCCAACGCGGTGCTGCGCATCCCCAGCTTCATCCTGTTCAACGAATTCGGCTGGATCAACACCTTCAAGCCGCTGATCGTACCCGCGTGGTTTGGCGAGGCGTACGCGATCTTCCTGATGCGGCAGTTCTTCCGCACCATCCCCAAAGAACTCGAAGAATCGGCGGTGGTGGACGGCGCGAACCGGCTGCAAATCATCGTCCGCATCATCGTGCCGCTGAGCATCCCCGTGCTGACCGTGATCGGCATCCTGAGCTTCAAGGACATCTGGAACGACTTCATGGGGCCGCTGCTTTACCTCAACGAGTCCTCAAAGTACACCGTATCGGTAGGACTGGCCTACCTGAACGGCCAGTACAACACGCAGATGAACCTGCTGATGGCGGCATCGGTGGTGCTGATGCTGCCGACCCTGATCCTGTTTTTCTTTGCCCAGCGCGCCTTCGTCGAAGGCATCACCATGACCGGACTGAAAGGGTAG
- a CDS encoding glycosyl hydrolase family 95 catalytic domain-containing protein, with protein MRLPSNYYHCFLGNGLDAVLIGPTGSMTADKFAVDRGEWYKSDRYYPEDRLVMTAGRWPIDKPLEHAEGSGWYDVAPLGRTWYHVLQDGQPLELQNSEQRFVPQEGTLYTALDYGAVKGEAVTWLHAQQSLLVERYTFDQPVTFRAWMGPGVWFDDGWDTDPFVSVDMDAGPLTGRYDLGETQGLMLLRVDAPVSGMGADGTDRWVTVSAQTITKYFAITDNRQGPLTIARVEAQIVRGYDALYAEHCDFWRRYFDVSRVEIPDEQFQYFYEAATYHLKAMQNPVSGGLPVNNLRRTWSSHIFWDSYFLHRALLESNHLHEALEGCRFFERTIEHARRHAREEFGCDGLKWDWEITHDGRKAYGTLLHMKFQIHNNGSYANQLWGYYAFTHDEAALREFYPILEGLAQFYLTCIVEDGENGPEIGYQVGVHESPIKVRNDGTNLSGTIAILRHCANAARVLGQETDFTRRCAAIADGLMATMDSLYNGRYFQASVENDILNMSSMAPIYPMGVIAARDPRALDTSRAYLAKYPNHNIGHGDGNAFPWAAGVLGAILARQDDGDMAWSVVQGARPTICTFGGMTEVMENGEWNMQYFGTAEAAVMTAIHQMLLQASPDGLIRLFPAIPSNWDRAAFENLLVAGVRVSARLENGVVTCALANQAGVALTRTVRCGADERQVILAPGETTELEWTL; from the coding sequence ATGCGTCTGCCGTCAAACTACTATCACTGCTTCCTGGGCAACGGGCTGGACGCCGTTCTCATCGGCCCGACCGGATCGATGACCGCCGATAAGTTCGCCGTCGATCGCGGCGAGTGGTACAAGTCGGACCGGTACTATCCCGAAGACCGGCTCGTGATGACCGCGGGACGCTGGCCGATCGATAAGCCGCTGGAGCACGCGGAGGGATCGGGCTGGTACGACGTCGCGCCGCTGGGCCGCACGTGGTATCACGTCTTGCAAGACGGCCAGCCGTTGGAGCTGCAGAACAGCGAACAGCGTTTCGTGCCGCAGGAAGGTACGCTGTACACGGCGCTGGATTACGGCGCGGTGAAAGGCGAGGCGGTGACGTGGCTGCACGCGCAGCAGTCGCTGCTGGTGGAGCGGTATACGTTCGACCAGCCGGTGACCTTCCGCGCATGGATGGGGCCGGGCGTGTGGTTCGACGATGGATGGGACACCGATCCGTTCGTGAGCGTCGATATGGACGCGGGGCCGCTGACGGGGCGGTACGATCTGGGCGAGACGCAGGGGCTGATGCTGCTGCGCGTGGATGCGCCGGTGTCCGGCATGGGCGCGGACGGGACGGATCGCTGGGTGACGGTGAGCGCGCAGACGATCACCAAATATTTCGCTATCACCGACAACCGCCAGGGGCCGCTGACCATCGCGCGAGTCGAGGCGCAGATCGTGCGCGGCTACGACGCACTGTACGCGGAGCACTGCGACTTCTGGCGGCGCTACTTCGACGTGTCGCGGGTGGAGATTCCCGACGAACAGTTCCAGTATTTCTACGAGGCGGCGACGTATCACCTGAAGGCAATGCAGAATCCCGTTTCGGGCGGGCTGCCGGTGAACAACCTGCGGCGCACGTGGTCGTCGCACATCTTCTGGGACTCGTACTTCCTCCACCGCGCGCTGCTGGAATCGAATCACCTGCACGAAGCGCTGGAAGGCTGCCGCTTTTTCGAGCGCACGATCGAGCACGCGCGGCGGCACGCCCGCGAGGAGTTCGGCTGCGACGGGCTGAAGTGGGACTGGGAGATCACGCACGACGGGCGCAAGGCGTACGGCACGCTGCTGCACATGAAGTTCCAGATCCACAACAACGGATCGTATGCCAACCAGTTGTGGGGCTATTACGCCTTCACGCACGACGAGGCGGCGCTGCGCGAGTTTTACCCGATCCTCGAAGGGCTGGCCCAGTTCTACCTGACCTGCATCGTGGAAGACGGCGAAAACGGGCCGGAGATCGGCTATCAGGTGGGCGTGCACGAAAGCCCGATCAAGGTGCGCAACGACGGCACGAATCTGTCCGGCACGATCGCGATCCTGCGGCACTGCGCGAACGCGGCGCGCGTACTGGGGCAGGAGACGGACTTCACGCGGCGCTGCGCCGCGATCGCGGACGGGCTGATGGCGACGATGGACAGCCTGTACAATGGTAGATATTTCCAGGCGTCCGTGGAAAACGACATCTTGAATATGAGCTCGATGGCCCCGATCTACCCGATGGGAGTGATCGCCGCCCGCGATCCGCGCGCGCTAGATACGTCGCGGGCCTACCTCGCCAAATACCCGAATCACAACATTGGGCACGGCGACGGCAACGCGTTCCCGTGGGCGGCGGGCGTGCTGGGCGCGATCCTGGCGCGGCAGGACGACGGCGACATGGCGTGGTCCGTGGTGCAGGGCGCGCGGCCTACGATCTGCACCTTCGGCGGCATGACGGAAGTGATGGAAAACGGCGAGTGGAACATGCAGTACTTCGGCACGGCGGAAGCCGCCGTGATGACCGCCATCCACCAGATGCTGCTGCAGGCCTCGCCGGACGGATTGATCCGGCTGTTTCCGGCGATCCCGTCCAACTGGGATCGCGCCGCGTTCGAAAATCTGCTGGTGGCGGGCGTGCGCGTCTCGGCCCGGCTGGAAAACGGTGTCGTGACGTGCGCGCTGGCGAATCAGGCGGGCGTGGCGCTGACGCGGACCGTGCGCTGCGGCGCCGACGAGCGGCAGGTGATCCTGGCTCCCGGCGAGACGACGGAGCTTGAGTGGACCTTATGA